A stretch of the Sulfurimonas sp. HSL-1656 genome encodes the following:
- a CDS encoding Sir2 family NAD-dependent protein deacetylase: MKKVMILSGAGLSAESGLRTFRDHDGMWEEYDVMQVCSTGGWEADRGLVTRFYNARRLDLEDKEPNVMHRAIAELQRRYPGQIWNLTQNVDDLLERAGCNEVLHLHGTLRDLRCESCGHVWDIGYTEQTEADCCPRCESAVVRHNVVMFGESAPMYRKIYEAVNDAELFIAIGTSGQVIDIVPIAREFARSVLVNPKREEYVTMFGSFEQNIDAFFTDFLQMGAVAAAVPLTDIVERFMHEDV; encoded by the coding sequence ATGAAAAAAGTGATGATCCTGAGCGGCGCCGGTCTCAGTGCGGAGAGCGGTCTGCGGACGTTCCGCGACCATGACGGGATGTGGGAAGAGTACGACGTCATGCAGGTCTGCTCGACCGGAGGCTGGGAAGCGGACCGCGGCCTGGTGACCCGCTTTTACAACGCCCGCCGTCTCGATCTGGAGGATAAAGAACCCAACGTGATGCACCGCGCCATCGCCGAACTGCAGCGGCGCTACCCCGGACAGATCTGGAACCTGACGCAGAACGTCGATGACCTGTTGGAGCGGGCGGGATGCAACGAGGTGCTGCACCTGCACGGAACGCTTCGGGACCTGCGGTGCGAAAGCTGCGGGCATGTCTGGGACATCGGCTATACGGAACAGACCGAAGCGGACTGCTGCCCGCGCTGCGAGAGCGCCGTTGTCCGCCACAATGTCGTCATGTTCGGCGAAAGCGCGCCGATGTACCGCAAAATTTACGAAGCGGTAAACGATGCGGAGCTCTTCATCGCCATCGGCACCAGCGGCCAGGTGATCGATATCGTTCCTATCGCCCGGGAGTTCGCACGTTCCGTCCTGGTCAACCCGAAGCGGGAGGAGTATGTGACGATGTTCGGTTCTTTTGAGCAGAACATCGACGCGTTCTTCACCGACTTTCTCCAGATGGGTGCCGTGGCGGCCGCCGTACCGCTGACGGACATAGTAGAACGGTTTATGCATGAAGATGTATAG
- the lptD gene encoding LPS assembly protein LptD, translated as MTAPPAPSLSMLRFFLLLTLVLTALRAENQIEFFATRLDSNLSVVHASGDVLVLYKSYYLSANEAYFDRNSSTLELFGNIVAMQGSDYFAMGDYAKLDVAKKSREFSPFFMLDRHTNVWMSSSRSGAEDKDFTVEKGMVSGCDPNDPFWVLYFSSADFDSESRWMNVYNAYLKIYGIPVFYFPYFGYSLDNRRRSGLLVPSFGVSSTEGFFVEQPVYIAIDPSWDVELRPQIRTERGEGLYGKFRFVDSNVSKGSINAGYFQEKSSYVDTYDLANSNHYGFDFFYTNTAVLQRWLGLDLHGQSGLYADIKWMNDIDYINLSSNDTVNYATSNQVLSRVNLFYNEENAYYGMNLRYYLDLNKKSNADTPQNLPILRYHRYIDTFLDEHVYYTFNLRGNNIFRETGMRAVEGEVDLPVTLQTSALEDYLLLSYSARLNGKYITFGNEPTSVSAIPTGGMYESGLFGRIYHVFDAGTQVTKAFDGFSHTAGLDLAYTKAGVDDATGYYETQQSLCTGSDAALYPECDFYAVNEIEEALDLKFSQFFVNDEGEQVLYHRISQRFSFDRYQDQLSELENELDWQVTPEISLYSDVFYNYDYHRVSKTLNGVRYSDDAFNVGVTDLYEDQPDVNGTNRVNYLTFDAVYRYNDHYRYFGRYAYDLEEHVKKLSEIGFDYTKRCWKFGMRYVENNRPILTNAQTDSVLEKYVYFTVELRPIGGTEVNYKLSDVLDGS; from the coding sequence ATGACCGCACCGCCCGCACCGTCGTTGTCGATGCTTAGGTTCTTTCTCCTTCTTACGCTTGTGCTGACCGCCCTGCGGGCGGAAAACCAGATTGAATTTTTTGCGACCCGGCTCGATTCGAACCTGAGCGTCGTCCATGCCAGCGGGGATGTGCTCGTCCTCTATAAGAGCTACTACCTCAGTGCCAACGAGGCCTACTTCGACCGCAACAGCAGCACGCTGGAGCTCTTCGGCAATATCGTCGCGATGCAGGGGTCGGACTATTTCGCGATGGGGGACTATGCCAAGCTCGATGTCGCGAAGAAGAGCCGGGAGTTTTCCCCGTTTTTTATGCTCGACCGCCATACGAACGTCTGGATGAGCTCCTCGCGTTCGGGGGCGGAAGACAAGGACTTTACGGTAGAGAAGGGGATGGTGTCGGGATGCGACCCCAACGACCCCTTCTGGGTGCTTTACTTCTCCAGCGCCGATTTCGACAGCGAATCACGCTGGATGAACGTCTACAACGCCTACCTCAAGATCTACGGTATTCCTGTCTTCTACTTTCCCTATTTCGGCTACTCGCTGGACAACCGCCGGCGCAGCGGTCTGCTGGTCCCCTCTTTCGGGGTCTCCAGTACGGAAGGTTTCTTCGTCGAACAGCCCGTCTACATCGCGATCGACCCCTCCTGGGACGTGGAACTGCGGCCGCAGATCCGCACGGAGCGGGGCGAGGGGCTTTACGGGAAGTTCCGTTTTGTCGATTCGAACGTCTCCAAGGGGTCGATCAACGCGGGCTACTTCCAGGAGAAATCCTCCTATGTCGATACCTATGACCTGGCCAACTCGAACCATTACGGGTTCGACTTTTTCTATACCAACACGGCGGTGCTGCAGCGCTGGCTCGGCCTCGACCTTCACGGACAGTCGGGGCTCTATGCCGATATCAAGTGGATGAACGATATCGACTACATCAACCTCTCCTCCAACGATACCGTCAACTACGCGACGTCAAACCAGGTTCTTTCCCGGGTGAACCTCTTTTACAACGAGGAGAATGCCTACTACGGTATGAACCTGCGCTACTACCTCGACCTGAACAAAAAGAGCAATGCCGATACGCCGCAGAACCTGCCGATCCTGCGTTACCACCGCTATATCGACACCTTCCTGGATGAGCACGTTTATTACACCTTCAACCTCCGCGGGAACAATATTTTCCGCGAAACGGGGATGCGTGCGGTCGAGGGCGAAGTGGACCTTCCGGTAACGCTGCAGACCTCGGCGCTCGAAGATTACCTGCTGCTCTCCTACAGCGCCCGTCTCAACGGGAAATATATCACCTTCGGGAACGAACCGACGAGCGTGTCGGCGATCCCGACGGGCGGGATGTACGAATCGGGGCTTTTTGGCCGGATCTACCACGTCTTCGACGCGGGGACGCAGGTGACAAAAGCCTTTGACGGATTCAGTCACACCGCGGGGCTTGACCTTGCCTATACCAAGGCCGGTGTTGACGATGCAACGGGCTATTACGAGACCCAGCAGTCGCTCTGTACCGGGAGTGATGCGGCGCTTTACCCCGAGTGCGATTTTTACGCCGTCAATGAGATCGAAGAGGCGCTGGATCTGAAGTTCAGCCAGTTCTTTGTCAATGACGAGGGAGAACAGGTCCTCTACCACCGCATCTCGCAGCGCTTCTCCTTTGACCGTTACCAGGATCAGCTCAGTGAACTGGAGAACGAGCTGGACTGGCAGGTCACGCCGGAAATCTCGCTCTATTCCGATGTCTTTTACAACTATGATTACCACCGCGTCTCCAAGACGCTCAACGGGGTCCGCTACAGCGATGATGCGTTCAACGTCGGTGTGACGGACCTTTATGAAGACCAGCCCGACGTCAACGGCACCAACCGGGTGAATTACCTGACGTTTGATGCCGTCTACCGCTATAATGACCACTACCGTTATTTCGGGCGTTACGCCTATGATCTGGAGGAGCACGTCAAGAAGCTTTCCGAGATCGGGTTCGACTATACGAAGCGCTGCTGGAAGTTCGGGATGCGCTACGTCGAGAACAACCGGCCGATCCTCACCAATGCCCAGACCGATTCGGTGCTCGAGAAGTATGTCTATTTTACCGTTGAGCTCCGTCCGATCGGCGGCACGGAGGTGAACTATAAACTCAGCGATGTACTGGATGGTTCGTGA
- a CDS encoding dUTP diphosphatase — protein sequence MNRALQMLQLQQQLNDATNGADWEAGTTKNGKAINWKRCIYMECAEMIDSFAWKHWKNIAAEPDWANLQIEVIDVWHFVMSLVLQEYKQRDLGSLDDAAKAIAIMPFYEMLNDDAEGFAVEKLVMAQVESVMKDALDSKPDLTKLLADFFELVRMSNLDLTSLYRLYVGKNILNQFRQDHGYKEGHYVKVWNGEEDNVVMKRLWEEKGDMTPEQLYAALESVYPAA from the coding sequence ATGAACAGAGCTTTACAGATGCTGCAGCTGCAACAGCAGCTCAACGATGCCACAAACGGAGCAGACTGGGAAGCGGGTACGACCAAGAACGGCAAGGCGATCAACTGGAAGCGCTGCATCTACATGGAGTGCGCGGAGATGATCGATTCGTTCGCCTGGAAGCACTGGAAAAACATCGCGGCCGAGCCGGACTGGGCCAACCTGCAGATCGAAGTCATCGATGTCTGGCACTTCGTGATGAGCCTGGTGCTGCAGGAGTACAAGCAGCGCGATCTCGGCAGCCTCGATGACGCGGCGAAGGCGATCGCGATCATGCCCTTTTACGAGATGCTCAACGATGATGCAGAAGGGTTCGCCGTCGAGAAGCTCGTGATGGCCCAGGTGGAGTCGGTGATGAAAGATGCCCTCGACAGCAAGCCTGACCTCACCAAGCTGCTGGCGGACTTCTTTGAACTGGTCCGCATGAGCAACCTCGACCTCACGTCGCTTTACCGCCTCTATGTCGGCAAGAACATCCTCAACCAGTTCCGCCAGGACCACGGTTATAAAGAGGGGCACTACGTCAAGGTGTGGAACGGGGAAGAGGACAACGTTGTGATGAAGCGGCTTTGGGAAGAGAAAGGCGATATGACGCCTGAGCAACTTTATGCCGCTTTGGAAAGCGTCTACCCGGCAGCGTAA
- the trpA gene encoding tryptophan synthase subunit alpha has product MEKQLVGYITTGYPDKDFTIDLALSLGENGVDSLELGIPFSDPVADGPVIEAANYVALENGFRFKDVLDVSRAVAPRVDTLWMGYFNPFYQFGMENVLREANDLGVTGLIVPDLPHEEASLYADAFAKHRISNIAFVAPTDTDERIKTVVGAAQKFIYLVAYAGITGAGKSEELGGVVASIRRHTQTPVYVGFGVNEQTAKAKAEGVDGVIVGSAFINVLLREDLSFSEKINHCCAIAKTIKTRINE; this is encoded by the coding sequence GTGGAAAAACAACTGGTGGGCTACATTACGACGGGCTATCCCGACAAAGATTTTACGATCGACCTTGCACTCTCCCTGGGAGAGAACGGCGTCGATTCGCTGGAACTGGGGATCCCCTTTTCCGACCCCGTCGCCGACGGCCCGGTGATCGAGGCGGCGAACTACGTCGCCCTGGAGAACGGGTTCCGTTTCAAAGACGTCCTGGACGTCTCCCGGGCCGTGGCACCGCGTGTCGATACGCTCTGGATGGGCTACTTCAACCCCTTCTACCAGTTCGGGATGGAGAACGTCCTGCGCGAGGCGAACGATCTCGGCGTCACCGGCCTGATCGTCCCGGACCTGCCGCACGAAGAGGCGTCCCTGTATGCCGACGCCTTCGCCAAACACCGCATCAGCAACATCGCCTTCGTCGCGCCGACGGATACGGATGAGCGGATCAAAACGGTCGTCGGTGCGGCGCAGAAGTTCATCTACCTTGTCGCCTACGCCGGGATCACCGGGGCGGGCAAGAGCGAAGAGCTCGGCGGGGTCGTCGCTTCGATCCGCCGCCACACGCAGACCCCCGTCTACGTCGGTTTCGGCGTCAACGAGCAGACGGCAAAGGCGAAGGCGGAGGGCGTCGACGGCGTCATCGTCGGCTCTGCGTTTATCAATGTGCTGCTGCGCGAGGACCTCTCCTTTTCCGAAAAGATCAACCACTGCTGCGCGATCGCGAAAACGATCAAAACCCGCATCAACGAATAG
- a CDS encoding pyridoxamine 5'-phosphate oxidase family protein, whose protein sequence is MRSTLESIAAFVREHHVLTLATSRDDSPYATPLFYAYDDTRNCFVFASAEETEHTAQMKANPSVAAGIALETDAVGKIQGLQCRGRVVASDAADARCYYARFPYARALLPTLWRLEPSWMKLTDNRLGFGKKLVWEAAAAVE, encoded by the coding sequence ATGCGGTCCACACTTGAATCGATCGCCGCATTCGTGCGGGAGCACCATGTCCTGACCCTTGCGACGAGCCGGGACGACTCCCCCTATGCGACGCCCCTGTTTTACGCCTATGACGATACGCGCAACTGCTTTGTATTCGCCTCCGCGGAGGAGACGGAGCACACCGCCCAGATGAAAGCAAATCCTTCGGTGGCGGCGGGCATCGCCCTGGAAACGGATGCGGTCGGAAAGATCCAGGGGCTGCAGTGCCGCGGCCGGGTCGTCGCTTCCGATGCGGCGGATGCGCGCTGCTACTACGCCCGTTTCCCCTATGCCCGCGCGCTGCTTCCCACCCTGTGGCGGCTGGAGCCCTCCTGGATGAAACTGACCGACAACCGGCTCGGTTTCGGCAAGAAACTGGTCTGGGAAGCCGCAGCGGCGGTCGAGTAG
- the ruvB gene encoding Holliday junction branch migration DNA helicase RuvB produces MERIVEIEKFSAEETVETSLRPEGWKDYIGQEQIKKNLGVFIEASKKRGEALDHTLFFGPPGLGKTTLALIIANEMGSSIKVTAAPMIEKSGDLAAILTNLEEGDILFIDEIHRLSPAVEEILYPSMEDFRLDIIIGSGPAAQTVKIDLPRFTLIGATTRAGMLSNPLRDRFGMNFRMNFYHPEELSRIIMQAAEKLGKPIKHDAALEIARRSRGTPRIALRLLRRVRDFADVADEATITHERTVYALNELGINAHGFDEMDLRLLELLVQAKGRAMGLSTIAAALSEDEGTIEDVLEPYLLANGYLERTARGRVATPKCYDVLRLTPPAEQSGLF; encoded by the coding sequence ATGGAACGCATCGTCGAGATCGAAAAATTCAGCGCCGAGGAGACGGTTGAGACCTCCCTGCGCCCCGAAGGGTGGAAGGATTACATCGGCCAGGAACAGATCAAAAAGAATCTCGGCGTCTTCATCGAGGCGAGCAAAAAGCGCGGCGAAGCCCTGGACCACACCCTCTTCTTCGGCCCTCCGGGCCTGGGGAAAACGACCCTCGCGCTGATCATCGCCAACGAGATGGGCAGCAGTATCAAGGTCACCGCCGCCCCGATGATCGAGAAAAGCGGCGACCTGGCCGCCATCCTGACCAACCTCGAGGAGGGGGACATCCTCTTTATCGACGAGATCCACCGCCTCTCCCCCGCCGTCGAGGAGATCCTCTACCCCAGCATGGAGGATTTCCGCCTCGACATCATCATCGGCAGCGGCCCGGCGGCCCAGACGGTCAAGATCGACCTGCCCCGCTTCACCCTGATCGGGGCGACCACGCGGGCCGGGATGCTCTCGAACCCCCTGCGCGACCGCTTCGGCATGAACTTCCGCATGAACTTCTACCACCCCGAAGAGCTCTCCCGCATCATTATGCAGGCCGCGGAGAAGCTGGGCAAGCCGATCAAACACGACGCCGCACTGGAGATCGCCCGCCGCTCCCGGGGGACGCCGCGGATCGCCCTGCGGCTGCTGCGCCGGGTCCGCGACTTTGCCGATGTCGCGGATGAAGCGACCATCACGCATGAACGCACCGTCTATGCCCTGAACGAACTGGGCATCAACGCCCACGGCTTCGACGAGATGGACCTGCGGCTGCTGGAGCTCCTTGTCCAGGCCAAAGGGCGCGCCATGGGACTCAGCACCATCGCCGCGGCGCTCAGCGAGGATGAGGGGACCATCGAGGATGTCCTAGAGCCCTACCTGCTCGCCAACGGCTACCTGGAGCGTACCGCCCGGGGCCGCGTCGCCACCCCCAAGTGCTACGACGTGCTCCGGCTCACCCCGCCCGCCGAACAGAGCGGGCTCTTCTAG
- a CDS encoding AI-2E family transporter — MKPQTIFAILLAASLYWMYLLYSPYLMSILIASLLAVSTFSFKRRLREWSGSVLTAAALSTLVMALLFFAPLGYFLAKITIYLQHFDPATLESVMDYLQELIERAPGFSGRSRSHISDFIASYDPAELTKRALAYAGTIGSISASFVKNAFMIIVFYFFAHLYGQRLAAYFKHVINLPPDDAALLGSEVSSVMSIVFYSILLTAALEGALFGIAVSFMGYNGLLFGILFGFASLIPVVGGALMWVPFSLYELSVGHTGSAVFIALYTIVVISVIADTFIKPVIIKSIDSKLSTTETKRNELIIFFAIIAGLTSFGFWGMILGPAITAFFMALLTLVERKNAISERVTDIS; from the coding sequence GTGAAGCCGCAGACGATCTTCGCCATCCTGCTCGCGGCATCGCTCTACTGGATGTACCTGCTCTACAGCCCCTACCTGATGAGCATCCTGATCGCCTCCCTGCTGGCTGTTTCGACCTTCTCGTTCAAACGGCGTCTGCGGGAGTGGTCCGGATCGGTTCTCACGGCGGCGGCCCTCTCGACACTCGTGATGGCCCTGCTCTTTTTCGCACCGCTGGGCTACTTTCTCGCCAAGATCACCATCTACCTTCAGCACTTCGACCCGGCGACCCTGGAATCGGTCATGGACTACCTGCAGGAACTCATAGAGCGCGCGCCGGGATTCTCCGGGCGCTCCAGGTCCCACATCTCGGACTTTATTGCCTCGTATGACCCCGCCGAACTGACGAAGAGAGCCCTCGCCTACGCCGGCACCATCGGCAGCATCAGCGCCTCCTTCGTCAAGAACGCGTTTATGATCATCGTCTTCTACTTCTTCGCCCACCTCTACGGCCAGCGGCTGGCGGCCTACTTCAAACACGTCATCAATCTTCCCCCCGACGATGCGGCCCTGCTGGGCTCGGAGGTCTCTTCGGTGATGAGCATCGTCTTCTACTCGATTCTGCTCACCGCAGCCCTGGAGGGGGCCCTCTTCGGAATCGCCGTCAGTTTCATGGGCTATAACGGGCTGCTTTTCGGCATCCTGTTCGGATTTGCCTCGCTCATCCCCGTCGTCGGCGGCGCGCTGATGTGGGTCCCCTTTTCCCTCTACGAACTCTCCGTCGGCCATACGGGCAGCGCCGTTTTCATCGCGCTCTATACGATCGTCGTCATCTCGGTAATCGCGGACACCTTCATCAAACCGGTGATCATCAAAAGCATCGACAGCAAGCTCTCCACCACCGAGACCAAGCGTAACGAGCTGATCATCTTCTTTGCCATCATCGCGGGGCTGACAAGCTTCGGTTTCTGGGGCATGATCCTCGGTCCCGCCATCACCGCCTTCTTTATGGCGCTGCTGACCCTGGTGGAACGCAAAAACGCAATCAGCGAACGGGTCACGGATATCAGTTGA
- the purD gene encoding phosphoribosylamine--glycine ligase → MNVMVIGSGGREFAIGRVLAQDEAVEKLYFAPGNGATPMLGENVAIQDYDALADFAIANNIELTIVGPEAPLTEGVVDIFKAKGLTIFGPSKAAAQLEGSKVYMKNFLAKYGIPTARYIETDHIETAFKFIETLPTPVVVKADGLCAGKGVIIATTHDEAKKAASEMLSGKSFGDAGKKVVIEEFLDGYELSMFAICDGEDFILLQAAQDHKRLQDGDQGPNTGGMGAYAPTPLVNDEIYDKVKERIVRPTLDGMQAEGAPFEGVLFIGLMIVNGEPITLEFNVRFGDPECEILMPLLSSPASELFYKAATKQLDTLDVKFKNEYAVGVVMASRDYPYSSSEPAEIVVDEIVHTELAEHSHIAYAGVSEEDGKLFATGGRVLVCVGTGASIREARDRAYLLCGQVHFAGKKLRTDIAYQAL, encoded by the coding sequence ATGAATGTAATGGTAATCGGCAGCGGCGGACGCGAATTTGCGATCGGGCGTGTTCTGGCACAGGACGAAGCGGTAGAGAAGCTCTATTTCGCACCGGGCAACGGCGCGACGCCGATGCTGGGCGAGAACGTCGCGATCCAGGATTACGACGCGCTGGCGGATTTTGCGATTGCGAACAATATCGAGCTGACCATCGTCGGTCCGGAAGCGCCGCTCACCGAAGGCGTCGTCGACATCTTCAAGGCGAAGGGGCTGACGATCTTCGGCCCCTCCAAGGCGGCGGCCCAGCTCGAGGGCTCCAAGGTCTACATGAAGAACTTCCTCGCCAAGTACGGCATCCCCACGGCCCGTTACATCGAAACGGACCATATCGAGACGGCCTTCAAGTTCATCGAGACCCTGCCGACGCCGGTCGTCGTCAAAGCCGACGGCCTCTGCGCGGGCAAGGGCGTTATCATCGCAACGACCCACGACGAGGCGAAAAAAGCGGCCTCGGAGATGCTCAGCGGAAAATCCTTCGGCGACGCGGGCAAAAAGGTCGTTATCGAGGAGTTCCTCGACGGCTACGAACTCTCCATGTTCGCCATCTGTGACGGCGAGGACTTTATCCTCCTGCAGGCGGCGCAGGACCATAAGCGCCTCCAGGACGGCGACCAGGGGCCGAACACGGGCGGTATGGGGGCCTATGCGCCGACCCCGCTCGTCAACGACGAGATCTATGACAAAGTCAAAGAGCGTATCGTCCGCCCGACACTCGACGGGATGCAGGCGGAGGGGGCGCCCTTCGAGGGGGTCCTCTTCATCGGACTGATGATCGTAAACGGCGAACCGATCACCCTGGAATTCAACGTCCGTTTCGGCGACCCGGAGTGCGAGATCCTGATGCCGCTGCTGAGCTCCCCGGCAAGCGAACTCTTCTACAAGGCCGCGACGAAGCAGCTCGATACCCTGGACGTGAAGTTCAAAAACGAATACGCTGTCGGTGTCGTGATGGCGAGCCGTGACTACCCCTACAGCAGCAGCGAACCGGCGGAGATCGTTGTCGACGAGATCGTGCATACGGAGCTGGCAGAGCATTCGCACATCGCCTATGCCGGCGTCAGTGAAGAGGACGGAAAGCTCTTTGCGACAGGCGGGCGCGTCCTCGTCTGTGTCGGAACGGGAGCAAGCATCCGCGAGGCCCGCGACCGCGCCTACCTGCTCTGCGGCCAGGTCCATTTCGCCGGCAAGAAACTGCGCACCGATATCGCATACCAGGCCCTCTAA
- a CDS encoding PatB family C-S lyase, protein MSIFDRVTERSGGNAEKYALRQKLFGTEDVLPMWVADMDIETPLCVRTAVMKRAEHPVYGYEEMPRSAFEAQCAWMAARHGVTMAPEELFFSHSVVASISAAIAAFTEPGDEVVVQPPIYPPFVSTVRHSGRRVLSNPLRQDEEGIYRFDLEGLEKQITPKTKLLLLCSPHNPVGRVWERAELEALAAICLRHGITVFADEIHSDLIFAGHKHTPFVALGDAVRAMTMTALGPGKTFNVAGLAVSTVAITDTAMRTRFKAVYDTIHFAQGTVFGHAGFEAAYREGAAWLEALLVHLQGNVDRLADLAGRFDTIAFRPPEGTYLAWLDCRQMGFDSDKALREFFIREARLGLSPGISFGREGSGFMRLNFAVPTPTMDEALNRLEGALQRL, encoded by the coding sequence ATGTCGATCTTTGACCGCGTCACGGAGCGCAGCGGCGGTAACGCCGAGAAGTACGCCCTGCGCCAAAAGCTTTTCGGGACGGAAGACGTCCTGCCGATGTGGGTGGCCGATATGGATATCGAGACCCCCCTGTGCGTCCGTACTGCCGTGATGAAGCGGGCGGAGCACCCCGTTTACGGGTACGAAGAGATGCCCCGCAGCGCTTTTGAAGCCCAGTGTGCATGGATGGCAGCCCGCCACGGTGTGACCATGGCGCCGGAGGAGCTTTTCTTTTCGCACTCCGTCGTCGCATCCATCTCTGCTGCCATCGCCGCGTTTACCGAGCCCGGGGACGAGGTCGTCGTGCAGCCCCCGATCTACCCTCCCTTCGTCAGTACGGTGCGCCACAGCGGCCGCAGGGTGCTTTCCAACCCGCTGCGGCAGGACGAAGAGGGGATCTACCGATTTGACCTGGAGGGGCTTGAGAAGCAGATCACGCCGAAGACGAAGCTGCTGCTGCTTTGCTCACCCCATAACCCCGTGGGACGGGTCTGGGAACGGGCGGAGCTCGAAGCGCTTGCCGCGATCTGTCTGCGCCACGGCATCACGGTCTTTGCCGACGAGATCCATTCGGACCTGATCTTTGCCGGGCATAAGCATACGCCCTTTGTCGCGCTGGGCGATGCGGTCCGGGCGATGACGATGACGGCGCTCGGACCGGGCAAGACCTTCAACGTCGCGGGCCTGGCCGTGTCGACCGTGGCCATTACGGATACGGCGATGCGCACACGGTTCAAAGCGGTTTACGACACGATCCATTTTGCCCAGGGAACGGTGTTCGGTCATGCCGGTTTCGAAGCGGCCTACCGGGAGGGAGCAGCGTGGCTGGAAGCGCTGCTGGTGCACCTGCAGGGCAACGTCGACAGGCTCGCCGATCTGGCGGGGCGTTTTGATACGATCGCTTTCCGGCCGCCGGAGGGGACCTACCTCGCCTGGCTGGACTGCCGGCAGATGGGTTTTGATTCCGATAAGGCCCTGCGGGAGTTTTTTATCAGGGAAGCACGCCTCGGCCTCAGCCCGGGGATCTCTTTCGGGCGGGAAGGGAGCGGTTTCATGCGCCTTAATTTCGCCGTCCCGACGCCGACGATGGACGAGGCGCTGAATCGTTTGGAAGGTGCTCTGCAACGCCTTTAG
- the panB gene encoding 3-methyl-2-oxobutanoate hydroxymethyltransferase produces the protein MAKKLSVGAIRNAKGGTPLMMITAYDALFARLFDPIADILLVGDSLNMSFAGKPDTLSATLEQMIYHTQAVCSGAPGTFVICDMPFGTYTTAERALDNAIAVYQQSGADAVKIEGGRDKAGIIAHLTANGIAVCGHIGLLPQAVRGEGGYKVKGKDEANALSLIEDAKAVEAAGAFCMVVEGVKAEVATRIAEVVSVPVIGIGAGSGVDGQVLVFSDMLGLYEPFVPKFVKQYMQGADAVKAAVAQYKEEVAARTFPAEEHTY, from the coding sequence ATGGCCAAAAAGCTGAGCGTCGGTGCCATCCGAAATGCCAAAGGCGGCACGCCGCTGATGATGATCACCGCGTATGACGCCCTCTTCGCACGCCTCTTCGATCCCATCGCCGACATTCTGCTGGTGGGGGATTCGCTCAATATGAGCTTTGCCGGGAAACCGGACACCCTGAGCGCAACGCTCGAACAGATGATCTACCACACCCAGGCCGTCTGCAGCGGGGCACCGGGCACCTTCGTCATCTGCGACATGCCCTTCGGTACCTATACAACGGCCGAGCGCGCCCTGGACAACGCCATCGCCGTCTACCAGCAGAGCGGCGCCGACGCCGTCAAGATCGAAGGGGGCCGGGACAAAGCCGGCATCATCGCCCACCTCACGGCCAACGGCATCGCCGTCTGCGGCCACATCGGCCTGCTGCCGCAGGCGGTCCGCGGCGAGGGGGGCTACAAGGTCAAGGGGAAAGACGAGGCCAACGCCCTCTCCCTGATCGAGGATGCCAAAGCCGTCGAAGCGGCCGGGGCGTTCTGTATGGTCGTCGAAGGGGTCAAGGCCGAGGTCGCGACGCGGATCGCGGAAGTCGTATCGGTCCCCGTCATCGGTATCGGAGCGGGCAGCGGCGTCGACGGGCAGGTGCTCGTCTTCTCCGATATGCTCGGCCTCTACGAGCCCTTCGTACCGAAGTTCGTCAAGCAGTACATGCAGGGCGCCGACGCGGTCAAAGCCGCGGTCGCGCAGTACAAAGAGGAGGTCGCGGCGCGCACCTTCCCGGCCGAGGAGCACACCTACTGA
- a CDS encoding RDD family protein encodes MNETIETLLHRYELHLASIPKRAVAFLIDELLLSLLFTIMLWGPISKAEDMETFLFITNAYALEYLGMKVFYQTLFVALYGASLGKMAMRIRVVAVEDGGVPGWLPAFNRAVFRILSEIIFYLGFIWAMFDPNNQAWHDRTARTVVVDA; translated from the coding sequence GTGAACGAGACGATCGAAACGCTGCTGCACCGGTACGAACTGCACCTTGCTTCCATCCCGAAGCGTGCCGTGGCGTTCCTGATCGACGAGCTCCTGCTGAGCCTCCTGTTCACGATCATGCTCTGGGGTCCAATCTCCAAGGCGGAAGATATGGAGACCTTCCTCTTTATCACCAACGCTTACGCCCTGGAGTACCTGGGGATGAAGGTCTTCTACCAGACGCTCTTCGTCGCCCTTTACGGGGCATCGCTGGGGAAGATGGCGATGCGCATCCGCGTCGTGGCCGTGGAGGACGGCGGGGTCCCGGGCTGGCTGCCGGCATTCAACCGCGCCGTCTTCCGAATTCTCAGCGAGATCATCTTCTACCTCGGCTTTATCTGGGCGATGTTCGACCCCAACAACCAGGCGTGGCATGACCGCACCGCCCGCACCGTCGTTGTCGATGCTTAG